A region of the Methylobacterium nodulans ORS 2060 genome:
TACGGGATCGCGATCCAGCGCGGCTTCGATCTCGCCGCGGCCGAGATCAACAAGGGTGGCGGCGTGCTGGGCGGTCGGCCGCTCGCGCTCGTCTACGAGGATTCGGCCGGCGCCAAGGAGCAGGCACTCAACGCCGCCCGCAAGCTCATCGGCCGGGACAAGGTTCCGCTGATCCTCGGCCCCACCCTTTCGAACGAGATGTTCGCCGCAGGCCCGGTCGCCAACGAGCGCAAGGTCCCGATCGTCGGCACCTCCACCACCGCGAACGGCATCACGGCGATCGGCCCCTACGTGTTCCGCACCTCGCTGCCGGAGGCGGACGTCATCCCGGTGACGCTCCGCACCGCGAAGGAGAAGTTCGGCATCAAGCGCGTCGCCGTGATGTACGGCAACGACGACGCCTTCACCAAGTCGGCCTACGACGTGATGAAGGGCGCGCTGGACAAGCTCGGCATCGAGGTGCTGACCACCGAGACCTTCGGCTCCAAGGACACCGACTTCTCGGCCCAGCTCACCAAGATCAAGGGCCTGAACCCCGACGCGATCGTGCTGTCGGCGCTGGTCGAGGCGGCCTCCGGCATCGCCCTCCAGGCCCGGCAGCTCGGCATCGACCCGAAGGTGTTCATCATCGGCGGCAACGGCCTGAACTCGCCCAAGCTCGGCGAGATCGCGGGCGCGGCGGCCGACGGCACCATCGTCGGAAGCCCCTGGTTCATCGGCAAGAAGGACCCGGCGAATCAGGCCTTCGTGGCCTCCTTCCGGGAGAAGTACGGCGACAGCCCCGACCAGTTCGCCGCCCAGGCC
Encoded here:
- a CDS encoding ABC transporter substrate-binding protein, which translates into the protein MRVLMRGLVAAALLAGAVTGAAAQDKTPVKLGAIEILTGPNSRYGIAIQRGFDLAAAEINKGGGVLGGRPLALVYEDSAGAKEQALNAARKLIGRDKVPLILGPTLSNEMFAAGPVANERKVPIVGTSTTANGITAIGPYVFRTSLPEADVIPVTLRTAKEKFGIKRVAVMYGNDDAFTKSAYDVMKGALDKLGIEVLTTETFGSKDTDFSAQLTKIKGLNPDAIVLSALVEAASGIALQARQLGIDPKVFIIGGNGLNSPKLGEIAGAAADGTIVGSPWFIGKKDPANQAFVASFREKYGDSPDQFAAQAYDTLFIVAKAIDAAGAPESEKIKDALIKVKHTGVMGPFSFSESRDPADTSGVVVLTMKGGKFQLLE